A window from Triticum aestivum cultivar Chinese Spring chromosome 6D, IWGSC CS RefSeq v2.1, whole genome shotgun sequence encodes these proteins:
- the LOC123143739 gene encoding F-box/FBD/LRR-repeat protein At1g13570, with translation MDAAAGGGEGEVFVNYAQIEEYFNNMALEGPSAQDRVDGIVSQIISLLPAPFVSAPDADDSDDDHFSLTSSDSEDAAAAAADRPAVQDGDGRDHVSHLPDDLLCNIISRLPTKEAARTMVLSTRWRCVWAATPLLVDDSHLRAADGPRDFHAVRAVSRCVAAHPGPVRAVRFTRTSFYRQKYALEHLIARLAAKKIQDLILFNRPWQLDMPLPDNILNCASLSRLYIGVWRWRFPDTTANSPAFPNLQELGLFHTVIKDREVDALLAHCPKLKILSFAIAYISRSRLRIKSSSLRVVMEWGCSFDEIIVEDAPCLERLLFQSILDRRPVKIVYAPRLEVLGYLDLQLHALEIGGMVIRAGMNVRASAMLPSLKILAVKVRFSHDKEVKMLHTLLRCFPRLETLHIMFIQSTSPDGVHCAEFWESQSSCDCLESHLKTLVLHGFQGLDCELLFLGYILKNGKVLKTLGMVCRGSDDVVSEGGRMTCSVGEGNAPSGGSSGSDEVVVEGGPISGSADEGNLSSGGSSSSHDVVMEGVPVPGSVSEGDAPSGRSTGSDVIYVCPASPSWSFQNAIDLSVEDPFCVLRRARAWRASRVEA, from the exons atggacgccgccgcagggggaggagagggagaagtaTTTGTCAACTACGCCCAAATCGAGGAGTACTTCAACAACATGGCACTGGAGGGCCCGTCCGCGCAGGACCGCGTGGACGGCATCGTCTCCCagatcatctccctcctccccgcgcccttcgtctccgcgcccgacgccgacgactccgacgacgaccaCTTCTCCCTCACGTCCTCCGACTccgaggacgccgccgccgccgccgccgaccggcccGCCGTGCAGGATGGTGACGGCCGGGACCACGTCAGCCACCTCCCGGACGACCTGCTCTGCAACATCATCTCCCGCCTCCCCACCAAGGAAGCCGCGCGCACCATGGTCCTCTCCACCCGCTGGCGCTGCGTGTGGGCGGCGACCCCGCTCCTCGTCGACGACTCCCACCTCAGGGCCGCCGACGGGCCCCGCGATTTCCACGCCGTGCGTGCGGTCTCGCGCTGCGTGGCCGCTCACCCCGGCCCCGTCCGTGCCGTGCGCTTCACCCGCACCTCCTTCTACCGGCAGAAGTACGCGCTCGAGCACCTGATCGCCAGGCTCGCCGCCAAGAAGATCCAGGACCTCATCCTCTTCAATCGCCCCTGGCAGCTCGACATGCCGCTCCCCGACAACATCCTCAACTGTGCCTCCCTCAGCCGCCTCTACATCGGCGTCTGGCGATGGCGCTTCCCAGACACGACCGCCAACTCGCCTGCCTTCCCCAACCTTCAGGAGCTCGGCCTTTTCCACACCGTCATCAAGGACAGGGAAGTCGATGCCTTGCTCGCGCACTGCCCCAAGCTGAAAATCCTCTCCTTTGCCATCGCGTACATTAGCCGTTCACGCCTCCGCATCAAGTCCAGCAGCCTCCGCGTCGTGATGGAATGGGGATGCAGCTTCGATGAAATCATTGTCGAGGATGCTCCCTGCCTGGAGCGCCTGCTCTTCCAAAGCATTTTGGACCGGAGGCCTGTCAAGATTGTCTACGCCCCTAGGCTGGAGGTGCTCGGCTACTTGGACCTTCAACTCCACGCTCTCGAGATTGGTGGCATGGTCATCAGG GCTGGGATGAATGTGAGAGctagcgccatgctgccaagtttGAAGATATTAGCTGTCAAGGTCCGATTTTCGCACGACAAGGAGGTCAAGATGCTGCACACCCTTCTCAGATGCTTTCCTCGCCTTGAAACACTTCACATCATG TTCATTCAATCCACTTCACCTGATGGTGTACATTGTGCTGAGTTCTGGGAGTCTCAGAGCTCTTGCGATTGCCTCGAATCACATCTGAAGACGCTCGTCCTCCACGGATTCCAGGGCCTGGACTGTGAGTTGTTGTTCCTTGGTTACATCTTGAAGAATGGGAAGGTGCTTAAGACGCTGGGAATGGTTTGTAGAGGCAGTGATGATGTGGTATCGGAGGGAGGCCGGATGACATGTTCTGTTGGCGAGGGCAATGCGCCATCGGGTGGAAGTAGTGGCAGTGATGAGGTGGTAGTGGAGGGAGGCCCTATCTCAGGTTCTGCTGATGAGGGCAATCTGTCATCAGGTGGAAGTAGTAGCAGCCATGATGTGGTAATGGAGGGAGTTCCCGTGCCAGGTTCTGTTAGTGAGGGCGATGCGCCATCAGGCAGAAGCACTGGCAGTGATGTTATTTACGTTTGCCCCGCCTCCCCTAGCTGGAGCTTTCAGAACGCCATTGACTTGTCAGTGGAGGATCCCTTCTGTGTGTTGAGGCGTGCCAGGGCCTGGAGGGCTTCTCGAGTTGAGGCATGA